The Lepisosteus oculatus isolate fLepOcu1 chromosome 28, fLepOcu1.hap2, whole genome shotgun sequence genome includes the window ATCCACCATGTGAAGAAGGAAGGCATGAGATTGCAGTGGAGGGTATTGTCAGGTCTCTAGAAATGGAGGATAGCCAGAGGAGGGGGAATCAGGAACAAGTCTTTGAGGGAGGTGTTCAGCAGTGAGTGAACACTCAGTCAGTCCTTCTCTTCTGCCCACAGGAACTGCATGAGATGCAGGAGCAGGTGCTGGCCCAGCAAGTCCACGTTGACATGGACATGTCCAAACCAGACCTGACCGCGGCACTCAGAGACATCCGCAGCCAGTATGAAGTGATGGCCACTTCCAACATGCAGGAGACGGAGGAGTGGTACCGCTCCAAGGTCTGGCCTTATCAAAGACATTGACCTCCTTTCCCTTGTTCCGTTTTTCTTGTTTGCTTTGGTATGAAAGCTTTGGAATTTCCAAGACTGGCTGATGGAGTTCTTTCAGGTTAATTTTCTCACTTATTCATTAGAAGTTTAGCAAAATTTACCTTGACTCTCATGCAGGTGTTTATTAAAGAAATCTCATGTACCATCTTTGAAGGCATGGCTGAATAAATAGATTTAGGTGCTTTTAGCTCTTTGTGTAAAtaagtgcattttattttaactccTAAACACACCCTCACCTTCACGTACATCAGTATGATATTGCCTTTTAGTATTGTGGATACTTCAATCAGATCAACTCATCTTTGTTCTTTCATGGACTTCTGATGATCTGTAAATGTTTGTGTTCTCTCCCAGTTTGCTGATCTGACTGATGCAGCTAATAGGAACGGAGAAGCTCTGCGACAGGCGAAACAAGAGGCCAATGACTACCGCCGCCAGATCCAGGCGCTGACCTGTGACCTGGAATCACTCCGTGGAACTGTGAGTCTAATTAACAATAAAGCATTCAGAGGCACATCTCGACAAGGAGTGtgcttatttttgttgttttgtctcTTTAGTGTGAAGATGATTGCAATTTCGCAAATGAACACAGTATGTCAACACAGAGCATTAGATaaagagaaatactgtataaccacAATATACAGATAAGAAACCTTTGCATATGCCCACCCACTACACTCCTTATGTGGCTGGATGACTCAGTTTCTTCCAATGATAGTCTTTGCAGTTAGAGAATTGCTGTATTTTTAGCTCATGGCTATTTTGCCCCTGTCTGACTATGGATCATTCTCCATTCTGTAAGAATGAGTCCCTGGAGCGCCAGATGCGTGAGATGGAGGATCGTTTCTCTGTTGAGTCGGCCAACTACCAGGACGCTGTGAACCGTATGGAGGAGGAGATCCAGAGTTTGAAGGAGGAGATGGCGCGCCACCTGCAGGAGTACCAGGACCTGCTCAACGTCAAGCTGGCCCTGGACATTGAGATCGCCACCTACAGGAAGCTGCTGGAGGGCGAGGAGAGCCGGTGAGCCTGCCAGGGATTCAGCTGAGGGTGTGATGGTTGGGCCGAGTTTATTGAGGAACTGAATGGGAAAATGGGGATAAACTGGGAGCACATCCCACCACAGGAAACCACAGAGCAATAACATGAAATTCTATCCGAGATGGATgtaaactaaaatgtgaaaatacagtatgttaggatTAATATGCAGGATTAAATTTAAAGAATGTAGAGAATGTAGGCAGCACTGTGCTGCAGTGGTTAgtgttgctgccttgcagcactggggccctgagttcaattcttgtgtgctatctgcatggagtctgGACGTTCTCCcaatgtttgcatgggtttctttacacagtccaaaaacatactggtaggttaattggctataGGAAAattggctgtgtgtgtgtctgccctgcaatggactgccatcccatccaaggtgtatcctgccttgcgccaattgcttgctgggacactGGCTGCCCACAACCCTGTATTAAATAAAGTGTGCAGTAGTCATTCTACCCAGTAGTCCCAGTGAgctcacagcagagtgagcattGACAGGAGGAGTGATGCAGCTCTCAGAGACCACACTACAAACTCACAAATGCAGGTCAATTCACAGGGGTCACAATTCAGCAGCAAGGTGAGTATGCACTGGCTGACACATGCCCACCCAGCTCTGAGTCCTGCTTCTAGAGTGACCAGGGACTGATATAATCCAGACCATTGGCTATGGAGCTCAATCAGTGTTCTGGACTATTCCAGTTGCTGTTGTTGTAACTCTTTCCAGGGTAGCAATGTCATATGGTGACCAGGGGTTTCAAGAGAATGCAGGAAAGGCATGTCTGTAAGCTACTCCCAGATATCAGCCTGCAGAATGTGTTAGCAATGACAGTACAAAGGGACAGTGGAACTGAACAAAATTCATGGTGGAGCAGATGCCAGACTGGGTGGTGCCAAAATATTTGTGCATCGTAAGATTGCACCATCAAATTACAGCTCAGTTTGGATATTTGCAAACATGCTCATCACGAATTTTTGTGAATAatttagttactgtacatgcctttaattatttaaaaaacacaaaaactttAATCACTCTTCTGTGAATGACAGAAACTACACTAAAAACAGCAGTACGTCTACTGCAGATGCTCTGTCAAATATTGCCAAGTTTAAGAATAAAtgtacttgaacttgaacattAAATATGCAAAGGTATATGCaaatatgcatacagtatgtagggtATCAAAgttgaaaatgtttaatgtataaaataaataaacttttttaatatggttgtttttttcctggaaaGCCAAAGTCCAATATTTGTAACTGATCCCAGTAAGCATTCTTCTTGGTTTGTAAGCCTATATTAATTAAAGGTGAGGAGTGATTAAATTCtgccttttctgtttctgctcAGGATCACTGTTCCTGTTCAGAGCTTCTCTACTCTTCAAGTCAGAGGTGAGCACCCTCCCCCTCAAACACACAtgtaatttactttttattatccaacctttctttattatttctctGGAGGTTTAAATTGTCATGCACCCTCTGTCATTCTGCACAAACAGAGCAACACCAGTTCCTGATCTGGGCCATTCTGAGTGCAGTTTTCACTTTTCAAGCTGCCTTAGCATCCTTGAAGATATATTcaatttgaaaaatgtctttgacaAGTATAGTGACCGAAAGTGACAAAGGAAATACTTAATCAGGTTAAAAATTTAAATCCAGGGCTAATTAACCTCAGAATATAATCTATCCTTGAATGAAAACAAGGACATCTATTTTCTGATGGAGGAAAGGGTACATCACCAGATTCACAATGAGACCACATACAAGTGAAtcccttttcaaagtattttagTCGTTACAGAACCCAGGGCAAAATATCAAACAATTTCCAATCAACACTACACTCAAAAAACTGTGATTATTCAAGTcatttatggttttgtttttgttatgctCTAATTATTTGACTTTGGGTGGCAGAGTGCCGTAGAATTGAACAGAGTCCAGAGTCATGGGTTTGTCTTGCCTGGGACACCTGTCTGGCAGGAACTCTGTTCAtatgggtttgaatcccactacTAACACCAATATAACAAACTCAGCAGATCTCCTGGAGTCCGGTGTAACTGCCTGCTACAATTCTTTTTGAAGTTAGTGGCAATTCCTCGGCTGTACAGGTGACTCTTTAAAGCACAGAAGGGATTGAAATCATTGGTTTTCGGGTCAGGACTGTGAGGTGGTGATCCAGCATGTCCTGTGAACACTCACTGTGATTGTCAGTGTTGCAGCAACCCTGGCTGCTATCAGTGAACAGCTTCCTGTGACGTGTCCAGCAGGTAAAGGCAGCACCCAGTGTTTGACCTTGTGCACAAAGCCAATCATCTTCAAACTGATACTTGGTGGTACCATGGATGGACAGGTGGCACATCCTGTAGAAAGCAAAAGACAGTTTTACTTAGCTCTAGAGATGCCAAGCCTGCTGGAGTAGCTCATTTGTACCagtaaactgtacagtatgtgaagacctgaagaaggctccacggccgaaacgttgtgttctctttcttctttttttcagcagggaataaacctattacttgttcctttgtaactgtacagtatgtcctgttACCTTATTTCTTGATATACTCATATTTCTCATATTATCATAATGATCTGTAAACGCCAGTCCCAAGTGCACAAATCCTTTTCACTTTCTGTACCGCAGAGACCAGCCTGGACACAAAGCTCTCTCCAGAGTCTCATGTGAAGAGAACCATTTTGGTGAAAACCGTGGACATGAGGGATGGGGAGGTAcgtcagcagggggcgctgtatCCACAAGCACTGGCATTTGCCTATCTCAGACCAGCGCACAGGCTGCCACTTGTTTACCTTCACTTTAGCCCCAATGGTACCTAGGCACCAGACATTACTGCACCCTGAGAGACATGGTATGGATTCTGCACACTTCCTTATTGAAAACCAGTGTTATGCttcagcacttaaaaaaaatatgattttactgctatatttatattacacctataacaaattatataataatgcaTATATATTTACTATGTATGTAAACAATAATAAGATTGCGTAataattaggaacaagtaaagggtcATTCTGTGCTgaatgagaagaaaagaagcacacagttttcggctgtggagtcacacctgaagaaggctccacaggtgaaacattgtgtttcttttcttctcttttcagcagcgaataaaccttttcttgatcctttgcagcctacgcgagCTGATGCAGTTACCTTCTTGAACtacataataattatataataatttataatcaaTTCTATTCCATCTTGCACCTGTTTCTTGCTAGGCTGGGCCCTAGCTTTCCCGCAGCCCTGAAGATCAGATCAAGTGGttagaaactggatggatggaaattacaatatattttcaCCAGGGTTTCTGATTTGTCTGTGTTCGATCTTTGGTGTCAGCTTTAGCTTTATTGTGTTGCCTCATAATGTAACATAACCTTAGTGCAGCCTCAGCCTCAAAACACCTGACGAAACCCCCTAGAGATTCCAGCAACAAGGTACGCCCATGCGTGGGAATGAGAACACAGGACAGAGGGTCAACACCCCCCTAGTAAATAGTTTAATTCTGCATGGGTCCTCATGCTTAAGCCCCTGTCTGACATCTATCTGTCCAAGTATGAGGATTTCTAGAACCCATGTCTAGTAACAGTTACTCTTGTCTGATGCTTGTAGCTTGAGAAACAGGCAGGTAAATATTTCAGTACAAGCCCAGAGTTAGAGAAAGCAAATTCGAGATCAATTGGATTTAGAAAGAGGATTGACAACTGAGAGACTTCTACCTGTGCTCTACTGCTTTGTCACGAATTGCTTGTGCTCGCCTTCCACACGATCGCCATATCGACTGTTTGCCGATGTCAGAAAGGCTGATGTCATGGTGGAGGAAGACACGAGCGCTGCACTCTGCTCTGAAGCTCAGGCAGCGCATCATGCGTCTCAGTGGAGAAGGAACCATCGAGGTGTTCTGCCGCTAAAATCGACCATCTTCCAATTGACCACCATGCTGTTGCTATTCAAATACTGAATCATTCTATCATATAATTCTAATAACCAGGCCCCAAAACGTATGTGTTTAAATCTTCATTACTTTCTACAAGGAATTTAGCACCTAAAAGTTTTGGCTCAGAATCCCAAGGTTtgtatcatacagtaaatgttaactTCATGGGTTACCCATACAGGAATATTATTGACAGTGCATACGCCGTGAATATGGCCCTGCAGCGTCTTTCACCCAGAGGATTAGGAAATCAGGCGtagagacatacagtaactggaTACGATTCAATGGTTCTTTTAATTCAAGTCATTATCTATTCTTTTGAACAACACATtgactaattatttaattacagCAACACTATATATTTTCACACGTATACAATATTACTATAACTCAAAGGTCAATTTTCATACTGTAACTACATTTTGAATCAAATAACTTTGTTTTTCATGTAAATAGAAACTAGCgactaacattttaaatgatggCGTGGGCTATTCAGTAACATGATGAACAATAGTACACTGATGGTTTTTCTAAAAATGACAGCACTCCCTTTTTAAAGTAGAATCCGACGAAGAAGCTGGTAAAGATGGTTGACACAACTCGAACAGTGGGGAAACAAGAGACCTGTACTTAATCCTTCCGCCGACAGAGGGCAGCAGAAGCCAATAACCGGCGCTGTCTTTTTAAAGGGGGGTACGGTCTGCAGTCCAAGCCGACACACGTGCGTTCAACACCGGTAAACGTTCTTCCGCACGAAAGAAAAGAAGAGCCCAATTTCAGATTACAATTACAGTTGTTTGAACATACTGTTTATCTGCCTATGAGGCTTGTGCATTTTGTAAATTGGTATTACTTGCTTGTGTTTGGGTATTTCGTGTGGAAGTTGGTGGATTTGTGTTGATTCTGGACTGCAGACAACTCGTCGAGGGTGGGTAAAACCCCTGGTGCTATCCTTAATTGTCTGAACGTGTGTTCTTCCCTCAAAACAAATCAGGATCAAGGGTGACCTAGGGGCTGTATACAATGGTAGCCGGCTCATTTCTAACTAGTTTAATTCTTACCTGTAAATGAGTGAGCTTGGGTTTTGCTTCTGGGGAAAGTCTAATTTCCTGGGAGCggatggtttaaaaaaaatgtttttaaaatacattttaaaaagaagcttCATATTTTGAGGATGTCTGGTGTGTACCCTCCGTGGCTGAAGGCATTTCAAATCAGCTTGACCTGCCCTGTGCTACTTATATTGGAAAGCTGTTGTTTTCACTGggtgtgtatttgtgtttcaGATAATTAAGGAGTCCACTGCAGAGCGCAAGGACACGGCCTAATGCCCAGCGCGAGGGACGACCATAGCCAGCTGCTTGCTTCTCACTGTAGACTAGACACTGACCCCttccccctcctgccccctcaACCCCCCCCTCTGCTGGCCTCTGTGCAGGTGAGCGAGTGATTGAATCAGTATGGGAGTGAAGAACTGGGTGAAGCTACACCTGTGATCAGAGGTGGTTCAGGATTCATTGTCAAAGCCAGCCTTCCTTGAGAATAGGCTGGACACAG containing:
- the gfap gene encoding glial fibrillary acidic protein yields the protein MSTNMETQRVVASSYRKRFGASGSGGRTSLSSGRFAVHSSPRLSHSNVTARRSGVVLGSFTPDKLDFSLDTVLKAQYKETRTNEKVEMMELNDRFASYIEKVRFLEQQNKVLVAELNQLRGKEPTRLGDIYQDELRELRKQVDQLSTTRARLEIERDNLAEDLAHLQQKLQDEINLRLEAENNLNSYRQDVDEAALNRVQLERKIDALQDEINFLKKIHDEELHEMQEQVLAQQVHVDMDMSKPDLTAALRDIRSQYEVMATSNMQETEEWYRSKFADLTDAANRNGEALRQAKQEANDYRRQIQALTCDLESLRGTNESLERQMREMEDRFSVESANYQDAVNRMEEEIQSLKEEMARHLQEYQDLLNVKLALDIEIATYRKLLEGEESRITVPVQSFSTLQVRETSLDTKLSPESHVKRTILVKTVDMRDGEIIKESTAERKDTA